The following are encoded together in the Salvia hispanica cultivar TCC Black 2014 chromosome 6, UniMelb_Shisp_WGS_1.0, whole genome shotgun sequence genome:
- the LOC125192940 gene encoding mediator of RNA polymerase II transcription subunit 15a-like isoform X1 → MQHTSAGFNSTHLMEKSEQEPLHKFLEPKSGMVLERAHSRLQMPSLYMSQNLTMPMADQLKPQNQTPLGALHASESTSQVDMEWFNSAYQKIIQLKDMYLSQFLMLHHKMQELKRQATDAEMVNKWEKNRCVIERKIRLLNISKPDLLHMKRERITQMLNEVMRYVSQLQPRNPLYSKQTHHVEPSGNHMEAPQIQQRENPLHFNSLHQSLIRPGGTPCLPQSSLSSLNVGSSAGVHKVDASSNMNSYQYNLMRPMQPWAPQGSVAPTARKGASQAAFDARALRMLLHPSSGVSQYNNLGASQHQPVTSTRNMFNSLDYSMSPMAQVPLTMPPLQNNQQDQAMKRQKMKQPLQQLINEKNKPQMLQKRNEDTKLRRFVGFNQKWSSVLPPSSSPYAMSPQNSQQSSPQFEIKELSSKFSKSATPSLSSASPSALPSPLTPMTPLTPSSVPADCVMSPLLEESSKLAKNPVAASQPPLQDTNRNQLVTDTQKSTKSCLHRESLSSGAKQPLKAKGDPLKRLIEVVKSVSSKALNATVRDINAVTTLTDRVAGNFARGKAKKIIFYDLADDIVSCCDEGDMKSGMKRELDALASDDFRMDTELYAMGSIKRLKTETNYQLLEEIKEINKKLIEVVVDVMIPEGVSRLGSDEGTLIRCSYIPVGLSGNMKISNTSKFMFPTLLLDMLVSADYPTSSPCVMEKDPSGSCDGEEGRYMWMKAKSNLILSLRNLPQPMSVKDVAEAWHLCAREVFHELADHTGGGSFSSTYGKWESCAVAV, encoded by the exons ATGCag CATACATCAGCTGGATTCAATTCAACTCACCTGATGGAAAAAAGCGAACAGGAGCCATTGCACAAGTTCTTGGAACCAAAAAGTGGCATGGTTCTTGAACGTGCACATTCCAGATTACAGATGCCTTCTCTTTACATGTCTCAGAATCTAACAATGCCCATGGCAGATCAACTTAAGCCGCAAAATCAGACACCTCTTGGTGCTTTGCATG CATCAGAATCAACTTCTCAAGTCGACATGGAATGGTTTAATTCTGCATATCAGAAG ATTATTCAGCTCAAGGACATGTATCTATCTCAATTTCTCATGTTACACCACAAAATGCAAGAACTGAAACGTCAG GCAACCGATGCTGAGATGGTAAACAAATGGGAAAAGAACAGATGTGTTATTGAAAGGAAAATCAGACTTCTCAACATTTCTAAACCAGATCTCTTACACATGAAGAGGGAAAGAATAACTCAGATGCTGAATGAGGTAATGAGATATGTTTCTCAGCTTCAACCGAGGAATCCTCTGTACTCGAAGCAGACTCATCATGTCGAGCCATCTGGTAATCATATGGAAGCACCTCAGATTCAGCAAAGAGAAAACCCACTTCATTTCAATAGTTTACACCAGTCTCTGATAAGGCCAGGAGGGACTCCATGCTTGCCACAAAGCTCGTTGAGTTCATTAAACGTAGGCTCATCAGCAGGAGTACACAAGGTAGATGCTTCATCGAACATGAACTCCTACCAGTATAATCTCATGAGACCTATGCAGCCATGGGCCCCACAGGGAAGCGTGGCTCCAACCGCAAGGAAAGGAGCCTCTCAAGCAGCATTCGATGCGAGGGCTCTTAGAATGTTGCTCCATCCATCGAGTGGAGTTTCTCAATACAATAATTTGGGTGCTTCACAGCATCAGCCTGTCACCTCAACAAGGAATATGTTTAACTCATTGGACTACTCCATGAGTCCTATGGCTCAGGTGCCTCTCACGATGCCTCCTCTGCAGAATAACCAACAAGATCAAGCTATGAAGAGGCAGAAAATGAAGCAGCCTCTGCAGCAGTTgattaatgagaaaaataagCCGCAGATGCTACAAAAAAGAAACGAGGATACAAAATTGAGACGTTTTGTAGGATTCAACCAAAAATGGTCTTCTGTACTACCACCAAGTTCCTCTCCGTATGCAATGtctccccaaaattcacaacaATCTTCCCCACAGTTTGAGATTAAGGAATTATCTTCCAAGTTTTCCAAATCAGCAACACCATCATTATCTTCTGCCTCTCCATCTGCTCTTCCGTCTCCCTTGACTCCGATGACCCCCTTGACTCCGTCTTCTGTGCCGGCAGATTGTGTGATGAGTCCATTGCTTGAAGAAAGTAGCAAATTAGCCAAGAATCCCGTTGCGGCATCTCAGCCCCCTTTGCAAGACACAAACCGTAACCAACTTGTGACGGACACACAAAAATCAACAAAGTCTTGCTTGCACAGGGAATCTCTTTCTTCCGGTGCCAAGCAGCCATTAAAGGCTAAAGGAGATCCGCTGAAGCGCTTGATTGAAGTG GTGAAGTCGGTGTCATCCAAAGCGCTGAATGCTACTGTCAGGGATATCAATGCCGTCACCACTTTAACTGATAGGGTGGCGGGAAACTTTGCCCGAGGTAaagctaaaaaaataatattctacgACTTGGCTGATGACATAGTCAGCTGTTGTGACGAAGGTGACATGAAGTCAGGGATGAAGCGTGAACTGGACGCCCTGGCTTCGGATGATTTTAGAATGGACACCGAGCTCTATGCAATGGGTAGTATAAAGAGACTGAAAACCGAG ACTAACTATCAGTTACTGGAAGAGATCAAAGAGATTAACAAGAAGCTTATTGAGGTGGTGGTGGATGTGATGATTCCAGAGGGTGTTTCTAGGCTAGGATCAGATGAAGGTACACTCATCAGATGCTCGTATATACCGGTTGGATTATCAGGGAACATGAAGATCTCGAATACCTCAAAATTTATG TTTCCTACCCTGCTTCTTGATATGCTTGTTTCTGCTGATTATCCGACTTCGTCTCCTTGTGTAATGGAGAAGGATCCTTCTGGCTCCTG TGATGGAGAAGAAGGCAGATATATGTGGATGAAGGCGAAGtcgaatttgattttatcccTCAGAAATCTCCCTCAGCCCATGTCGGTTAAAGACGTGGCTGAAGCCTGGCACTTATGTGCTCGGGAAGTATTTCACGAGCTCGCGGACCATACCGGAGGAGGTAGCTTCAGTTCGACCTACGGCAAGTGGGAAAGCTGTGCCGTTGCTGTCTAG
- the LOC125192169 gene encoding protein kinase and PP2C-like domain-containing protein: MVLDMMEPNTCIRGCCHSQSIPLHLRPSSYSLLSPIARGAESVVYEAVLDGKRVAAKKPILSTSDDLDKFHKELQLLSKLDHPGIMKLVAAHARPPNYMFFFELYEAGALSLKLHVEEYSLSIGQAMEITTLLANALMYLHSLGIVHRDVKPANILLNENLQPHLADFGLAEYMKDLEQVSIKNWKSSGKPTGGFHKKNMVGTLIYMAPEVLRKEVQTEKSDVYSFGVTVNELLTGVVPYTDLRAEAQAHTVLEMNYTEQQLTAAVVSEGLRPVLAGPQSGASPTLLSLIKRCWDADPQNRPSFSDIVLELDVMSRSEHRTDEKADTSARSVTPRDHVDTTNSLSYQEALNWFSQGQDIEKSSYVPSESVAAWLSTDDVTVYCPVLSWGSFSTCGRRETMEDTHFILPRFCNENSIHFFGIFDGHRGGAAAEFSAGALPAYLKTLIPMSSPSQALLEAFVKTDVAFRNELNYRRKSKGLIQKDSHPGCTAITALIVKDKLFVANAGDCRTIICRAGKPYPLSRDHVASCLEERERVIGAGGQVKWQVDTWRIGPAALQVTRSIGDDDLKPFVTAEPEITETLLSAEDEYIVMASDGLWDVVSNADVVSIIKDTVKEGGMCAKRLATEAAERGSKDNITVILVFLRPVSTAERIF, encoded by the exons ATGGTTTTGGATATGATGGAGCCAAACACTTGTATCAGGGGTTGTTGCCACAGCCAATCAATCCCTCTCCATCTCCGCCCTTCTTCCTATTCCCTTCTTTCCCCCATCGCCAGAG GTGCAGAGAGCGTGGTGTATGAAGCCGTACTCGACGGTAAAAGAGTGGCGGCTAAGAAGCCAATTCTATCTACTTCCGATGATCTCGATAAGTTCCACAAAGAGCTGCAATTGCTTAG CAAGTTGGATCATCCGGGAATAATGAAGCTGGTCGCAGCGCATGCTAGGCCGCCAAACTAcatgtttttctttgaattatACGAGGCGGGAGCCCTCTCGCTGAAACTGCACGTGGAAGAATATAGTCTGAGCATAGGCCAAGCTATGGAAATCACTACACTGTTAG CAAACGCTCTGATGTATCTGCATAGCCTTGGGATTGTACATAGGGATGTCAAACCAGCAAATATTCTA CTCAATGAGAATCTTCAACCACATCTAGCAGACTTTGGTTTGGCAGAATACATGAAAGATCTTGAACAAGTCTCCATAAAGAACTGGAAATCTTCTGGAAAACCAACTGGTGGTTTCCATAAAAAGAATATGGTTGGCACACTTATATACATGGCGCCTGAAGTACTGAGGAAAGAGGTTCAGACTGAAAAATCAGATGTCTATAGTTTTGGCGTGACGGTTAA TGAGCTACTAACTGGTGTTGTTCCATATACTGATCTTCGAGCAGAGGCACAG GCCCATACAGTCTTGGAAATGAATTACACAGAACAGCAACTCACGGCAGCTGTGGTGTCTGAAGGATTGCGACCAGTTCTAGCTGGTCCACAGTCCGGCGCATCACCCACTTTGCTCTCtttaataaaaagatgttgggATGCAGATCCTCAAAACAGACCTTCTTTCAGTGATATAGTTTTGGAACTCGATGTGATGTCGAGAAGTGAACATAGAACAGATGAAAAGGCTGATACTTCTGCAAGATCTGTTACACCACGTGACCATGTGGATACAACTAATAGTCTGAGCTATCAAGAGGCCCTGAATTGGTTTTCCCAGGGACAGGATATTGAAAAAAGCAGTTATGTTCCTTCTGAGAGTGTCGCCGCTTGGCTCTCTACTGATGATGTTACAGTTTATTGCCCAGTGCTATCTTGGGGTTCCTTTTCTACTTGTGGGAGAAGGGAAACCATGGAAGACACTCACTTTATATTGCCTCGTTTTTGCAACGAAAACAGTATTCATTTCTTTGGAATCTTCGATGGTCATCGAG GTGGGGCGGCTGCTGAATTTTCAGCTGGGGCTCTTCCTGCATATTTGAAAACTCTGATTCCGATGAGCAG TCCATCTCAAGCCCTACTTGAAGCATTCGTTAAGACTGATGTTGCCTTTAGGAATGAACTAAATTATCGTCGAAAATCCAAGGGACTCATTCAGAAGGACTCACACCCTGGCTGTACTGCAATAACCGCTCTGATAGTTAAAGACAAGCTATTTGTTGCAAATGCTGGCGACTGCAGAACAATTATATGCCGAGCAGGAAAGCCTTACCCTTTAAGCAGG GATCATGTGGCGAGCTGTCTTGAGGAGAGAGAGCGTGTCATAGGTGCAGGTGGCCAAGTCAAATGGCAAGTCGATACGTGGAGGATTGGCCCTGCTGCTCTGCAG GTTACAAGATCTATCGGTGACGATGATCTAAAGCCATTTGTGACTGCTGAACCCGAGATAACTGAAACACTTCTATCAGCTGAAGATGAATACATA GTAATGGCAAGCGATGGATTGTGGGACGTGGTGAGCAACGCAGACGTTGTTAGCATAATCAAGGACACGGTGAAAGAGGGCGGGATGTGTGCAAAGAGGCTGGCCACTGAAGCTGCTGAACGAGGTAGCAAAGATAACATCACAGTTATTCTGGTGTTCCTGCGTCCAGTTTCTACCGCAGAGAGGATTTTCTAG
- the LOC125192940 gene encoding mediator of RNA polymerase II transcription subunit 15a-like isoform X2 gives MQHTSAGFNSTHLMEKSEQEPLHKFLEPKSGMVLERAHSRLQMPSLYMSQNLTMPMADQLKPQNQTPLGALHASESTSQVDMEWFNSAYQKIIQLKDMYLSQFLMLHHKMQELKRQATDAEMVNKWEKNRCVIERKIRLLNISKPDLLHMKRERITQMLNEVMRYVSQLQPRNPLYSKQTHHVEPSGNHMEAPQIQQRENPLHFNSLHQSLIRPGGTPCLPQSSLSSLNVGSSAGVHKPWAPQGSVAPTARKGASQAAFDARALRMLLHPSSGVSQYNNLGASQHQPVTSTRNMFNSLDYSMSPMAQVPLTMPPLQNNQQDQAMKRQKMKQPLQQLINEKNKPQMLQKRNEDTKLRRFVGFNQKWSSVLPPSSSPYAMSPQNSQQSSPQFEIKELSSKFSKSATPSLSSASPSALPSPLTPMTPLTPSSVPADCVMSPLLEESSKLAKNPVAASQPPLQDTNRNQLVTDTQKSTKSCLHRESLSSGAKQPLKAKGDPLKRLIEVVKSVSSKALNATVRDINAVTTLTDRVAGNFARGKAKKIIFYDLADDIVSCCDEGDMKSGMKRELDALASDDFRMDTELYAMGSIKRLKTETNYQLLEEIKEINKKLIEVVVDVMIPEGVSRLGSDEGTLIRCSYIPVGLSGNMKISNTSKFMFPTLLLDMLVSADYPTSSPCVMEKDPSGSCDGEEGRYMWMKAKSNLILSLRNLPQPMSVKDVAEAWHLCAREVFHELADHTGGGSFSSTYGKWESCAVAV, from the exons ATGCag CATACATCAGCTGGATTCAATTCAACTCACCTGATGGAAAAAAGCGAACAGGAGCCATTGCACAAGTTCTTGGAACCAAAAAGTGGCATGGTTCTTGAACGTGCACATTCCAGATTACAGATGCCTTCTCTTTACATGTCTCAGAATCTAACAATGCCCATGGCAGATCAACTTAAGCCGCAAAATCAGACACCTCTTGGTGCTTTGCATG CATCAGAATCAACTTCTCAAGTCGACATGGAATGGTTTAATTCTGCATATCAGAAG ATTATTCAGCTCAAGGACATGTATCTATCTCAATTTCTCATGTTACACCACAAAATGCAAGAACTGAAACGTCAG GCAACCGATGCTGAGATGGTAAACAAATGGGAAAAGAACAGATGTGTTATTGAAAGGAAAATCAGACTTCTCAACATTTCTAAACCAGATCTCTTACACATGAAGAGGGAAAGAATAACTCAGATGCTGAATGAGGTAATGAGATATGTTTCTCAGCTTCAACCGAGGAATCCTCTGTACTCGAAGCAGACTCATCATGTCGAGCCATCTGGTAATCATATGGAAGCACCTCAGATTCAGCAAAGAGAAAACCCACTTCATTTCAATAGTTTACACCAGTCTCTGATAAGGCCAGGAGGGACTCCATGCTTGCCACAAAGCTCGTTGAGTTCATTAAACGTAGGCTCATCAGCAGGAGTACACAAG CCATGGGCCCCACAGGGAAGCGTGGCTCCAACCGCAAGGAAAGGAGCCTCTCAAGCAGCATTCGATGCGAGGGCTCTTAGAATGTTGCTCCATCCATCGAGTGGAGTTTCTCAATACAATAATTTGGGTGCTTCACAGCATCAGCCTGTCACCTCAACAAGGAATATGTTTAACTCATTGGACTACTCCATGAGTCCTATGGCTCAGGTGCCTCTCACGATGCCTCCTCTGCAGAATAACCAACAAGATCAAGCTATGAAGAGGCAGAAAATGAAGCAGCCTCTGCAGCAGTTgattaatgagaaaaataagCCGCAGATGCTACAAAAAAGAAACGAGGATACAAAATTGAGACGTTTTGTAGGATTCAACCAAAAATGGTCTTCTGTACTACCACCAAGTTCCTCTCCGTATGCAATGtctccccaaaattcacaacaATCTTCCCCACAGTTTGAGATTAAGGAATTATCTTCCAAGTTTTCCAAATCAGCAACACCATCATTATCTTCTGCCTCTCCATCTGCTCTTCCGTCTCCCTTGACTCCGATGACCCCCTTGACTCCGTCTTCTGTGCCGGCAGATTGTGTGATGAGTCCATTGCTTGAAGAAAGTAGCAAATTAGCCAAGAATCCCGTTGCGGCATCTCAGCCCCCTTTGCAAGACACAAACCGTAACCAACTTGTGACGGACACACAAAAATCAACAAAGTCTTGCTTGCACAGGGAATCTCTTTCTTCCGGTGCCAAGCAGCCATTAAAGGCTAAAGGAGATCCGCTGAAGCGCTTGATTGAAGTG GTGAAGTCGGTGTCATCCAAAGCGCTGAATGCTACTGTCAGGGATATCAATGCCGTCACCACTTTAACTGATAGGGTGGCGGGAAACTTTGCCCGAGGTAaagctaaaaaaataatattctacgACTTGGCTGATGACATAGTCAGCTGTTGTGACGAAGGTGACATGAAGTCAGGGATGAAGCGTGAACTGGACGCCCTGGCTTCGGATGATTTTAGAATGGACACCGAGCTCTATGCAATGGGTAGTATAAAGAGACTGAAAACCGAG ACTAACTATCAGTTACTGGAAGAGATCAAAGAGATTAACAAGAAGCTTATTGAGGTGGTGGTGGATGTGATGATTCCAGAGGGTGTTTCTAGGCTAGGATCAGATGAAGGTACACTCATCAGATGCTCGTATATACCGGTTGGATTATCAGGGAACATGAAGATCTCGAATACCTCAAAATTTATG TTTCCTACCCTGCTTCTTGATATGCTTGTTTCTGCTGATTATCCGACTTCGTCTCCTTGTGTAATGGAGAAGGATCCTTCTGGCTCCTG TGATGGAGAAGAAGGCAGATATATGTGGATGAAGGCGAAGtcgaatttgattttatcccTCAGAAATCTCCCTCAGCCCATGTCGGTTAAAGACGTGGCTGAAGCCTGGCACTTATGTGCTCGGGAAGTATTTCACGAGCTCGCGGACCATACCGGAGGAGGTAGCTTCAGTTCGACCTACGGCAAGTGGGAAAGCTGTGCCGTTGCTGTCTAG
- the LOC125192941 gene encoding Werner syndrome ATP-dependent helicase-like: MAIHCHCEQPSASYNVAFSGDVVYTTVTRDPAAVSQWIRDVSSLYGHRLTVGLDIEWRPNYNRGEQNPAATLQLCVGRCCLIYQLIHSPYFPVHLIQFLSYSDHNFAGIGVKSDVRKLERDHRIGYGAKTVDLGKLAAEVYKMKELKNAGLKNMARFVLGKEMEKPKSVTRSRWDNRRLTADQVHYACIDAYVSFEIGRVLTAALVRS; this comes from the coding sequence ATGGCCATCCACTGCCACTGCGAGCAGCCCTCCGCCTCTTATAATGTCGCCTTCTCCGGCGACGTCGTTTATACCACCGTCACGCGCGACCCCGCCGCCGTCTCCCAGTGGATCCGCGACGTGAGCTCCCTCTACGGCCATCGCCTCACCGTCGGCCTCGACATCGAGTGGCGCCCAAACTACAACCGCGGCGAACAGAACCCCGCCGCCACACTCCAGCTTTGCGTCGGCCGCTGCTGCCTCATCTACCAGCTCATCCACTCGCCCTACTTCCCCGTCCACCTCATTCAATTTCTCTCCTACTCCGACCACAATTTCGCCGGAATTGGAGTCAAATCCGATGTCAGAAAACTAGAGCGGGATCACAGAATCGGATACGGTGCGAAGACGGTTGATTTGGGGAAATTGGCGGCGGAGGTGTATAAAATGAAGGAGCTGAAGAACGCCGGATTGAAGAATATGGCGCGATTTGTGCTTGGGAAAGAGATGGAGAAGCCGAAATCAGTGACCAGAAGCCGATGGGATAACCGGCGCCTCACGGCGGATCAAGTCCACTATGCTTGCATTGACGCCTATGTAAGTTTTGAGATTGGTAGGGTTTTGACTGCTGCTCTTGTTAGGTCATGA